From the Hordeum vulgare subsp. vulgare chromosome 1H, MorexV3_pseudomolecules_assembly, whole genome shotgun sequence genome, the window TGGGAAAAAGAATCTAAAACAAACATTGATGAAATTTGCGTGAGATATACATAAAAATACGCTTTAAAAATATAAGCAAGAATAAGAATATAAAAGTGGAATTTTTGTGCAAACAAAACCTAAGAACAAATGAATAGTGGCATTGATATTAACCTTAAAGTGGAACAAAGATGAAATAAGTTTTAAACAATATCATAATAATGattattttttgaaaaagaaTAAATTAGTGGCGTTGGTATTTCCTTTAGaagaaatatttttaaaaaacttGTGCACAACTTTGCACAAATATTGTGTTTTATTGTGATATGTAAAATTAGCATATAATCATGAAATATTGGCACATAGTATATAGTATTTGTATGTATATAAGTACACTGagccaaaaaaattaaaaaataaataaataaccaagagtataaagaaaaaaaagaaaaagaaaaacgcgCCCTAGAAAAGCAAAAACAAGCCCCACAAGCAATTCGACTGACCCAAAACAGGGGTCAATCGATTCCACACAACCCAACTCACCACCAAAATGACACAGAAGAAAAAACATCTTAAAGTAGAATCGGACGGCCATAAAATGGAAAAAGTCCAAAACAAACCTTGAAATGGTAGACGAAAGCTAAATTAAACCCTAAACTCTCAATCCCTGAAATCAGCACACCAAACTTTATTATCCCGGTCTATTTTGAACCTCGAGAGAATTTCACCGGGATTTGCTGAGCTTGGGCCGTCCCATTAATACAGTCGCTCGTGATGCTCTGTTTGTTCTATGTTTTTTATCGTTTTTTTTTCATTGTACTTTTCTTTTTAGTAGTTTTGTTAGTGTTTTTTCATTatactttcctttttcttttcttctttcttggttttcttcATATTATCTGTTTATcgcttttgttttatttctttacgTGTAACCGATTTTCTTGGTTACACATGTCTAATTATTCTTAGTATCAACGTAATTTTTTAGCGGACACATGAAATATTTTTTGATACACTTTTGCCTTTTTTGTGATACATTATTTACATTTTCAAATTTATGTTTTAAATGATATTCTGAATACATCTTAATACTTTTACAAATACGTGTTTACATTTTTTAATGACAacaaatattttataaaactacATAGACATTGTTTCTACATCATTACACATTTTCAAAATATTACACATTTTTAACAAACACACATCACGTATATTCTTTTACAGGTATGACACATTTTTTACGTTAAATATATTACGAGCTGAAGAATCAGCATGCACGCGGTACTGTCCAAAGTTGAACCGTTCTTTCGATCATGGACATTCTAAAATAGTTTATATTTTCAATATTTGTTTGCCCAAAAAATAAATTCGAAGTTCGTTGCTTCAATGTTTTCCAAAACACAAATAATTTACAAAATTGAAATACATTATTTCAAAAACTGttggaatttttgaagtttttttaAAAATGTGATTTTTTTTATATCACAGAGAGTTTTAAAAAATGCgaataaaatttaaaaaattctatactttgttttaaaaataaaaacggGATTGAGTTTCTGCCAAAAATTAAAAAAGATCATTTTTTAACTTCTGGATAATTTTAGAAATGCGTCAACATATTTTAAACTTCATGAATGTTTGTTCTGGTAAAGTGGGCCGGCCAAATTGAGAGTAGCAGGCAATCCCGACCGGGATTGTAGTATTCCCAACGTGCCAAACAGATATAGGGTTGAAAATAGACCGGGATTATAAGTTCAGTGTGTCAATTTTCGGAATTCAAAGTTCAGGGTTTGATTTAGCTTTCATCTGCCACTTCAAGGTTTGTTTTGGACTTTTTCCCCATAAAATCGACTGACCCGAAAAGAATTTACAACTGACTGACATATAGCTAAagtgaagaaaaaaaaatacatgTCTCCTTGAATGCAACGGCAGAATTTAGTCAGCTGCCAAGATGCCTGTGAGGAATTCTTAGCTCTGCTAGAACCACTGAAATTTGCATACTCTACTTATGCGGTCGTGTTCTTTGATGGATGGGTGGAGCAGGTCGGACGTACCGCATCCGGGTGCACAACGTGGGCACGTCTACGAGCCTCAACTTCCGGATCCAGGGGCACAACCTGCTGCTGGTGGAGACGGAGGGGTCCTACACCACGCAGCAGAACTACACCAGCCTCGACGTCCACGTCGGCCAGTCCTACTCCTTCCTCCTCACCACCGACCAGAACGCCAGCTCCGACTACTACGTCGTCGCCAGCGCCCGCATGGTCAACGAGTCCCTCTGGCAGCGCGTCACCGGCGTCGCCGTCCTCCGCTACTCCAACTCGGGCGGCGCGGCGTCCGGCCCGCTCCCGAACCCGCCCCAGGACCAGTTCGACAAGACGCTGTCCATGAACCAGGCGCGGTCTGTCCGCTGGAACCTGAGCGCCGGCGCGGCGCGGCCCAACCCGCAGGGCTCCTTCCGgtacgcgtccatcaacgtcacgCAGGCGTACCTGCTGCGGAGCACCGCGCCCGTGGAGATTGGCGGGAAGCGCAGGGCGGCGCTCAACGGTCTGTCCTTCTCCCCGCCGGAGACGCCGCTGCGGCTCGCCGACGCGTATGGCGTGGAGGGCGCCTACACGCTCGACTTCCCGGACCGGCCGGACCCGGACGCCGCCGCGCGCCCTCGGGTCGCGCGGTCCGTCATCAACGGCACCTACCGGGGGTTCATGGAGCTCATCTTCCAGAACAACGACACCAGGATGCAGAGCTACCACGTGGACGGGTACGCCGTGTTCGTCGTCGGGATGGACTACGGGGAGTGGACGGAGGGCAGCCGGGGCACGTACAACAAGGGCGACAGCGTGGCGCGCAGCACCGTGCAGGTGTACCCCGGCGCGTGGACGGCGGTGCTGGTGTCGCTGGACAACGTGGGGTTCTGGAACGTGCGGTCGCAGAACCTCGACTCGTGGTACCTCGGGCAGGAGGTCTACGTCAGGGTCGTCAACCCCGAGGACGGCGCCGACAAGACCGAGATGGCCGTCCCCCGCAACGCCCTCTTCTGCGGCCAGCTCCataagtaccagaagtatggaCTCCAAACCGCGATTCCTTGCAGGGAGCAGTTCTTCATGCGTCTCTTGTTACTAACTGTTTTTTTATTCCTTTCAGGGAGCAGACTCCTCATCAcaagatggcggcggcggcgtctgcGGCGGCCGTGCCGCCGTTGGCCGTGTGCAGCCAGCTTGTGGCATTGGTGATGCTCGTCGTCGGAGCCCTCGTGTTCGCGTCGTAGCGCGGCGGCATGGATCATCTTTTGTGCTGCGCCTGAGTTTTTTTTATTCTGAGGTGACTACCTGTGTGTAGGTTAGGATCAGAGGTGTTGGTTGCGTTTGTCAAGTGTCCCACTGGACTGTTCCAATTGCCCACGCACCATGTTTTGTTTTGTTCTCGTAGCATTAGGAGGTGTGGGCCGTGTGATCTGATTTGTTCATGAGGAGCGATTCTAATATACTccattcttttacaatttatctaGCTTGATTGATTAACTCCCGTGTGTTCATCTCTGAAACCCGCGTCCGTTTTTTGGTGTTCAATGGCAGACGGCAAGGCGATCGATCAATAGACAAGGTTCGTCCAACTAAACATGTCCTAAGCaacatcatgacatcttgcagcaCCATGATTCATGGTCACGGTTGTTGAATCAAAACCAAACCGCCGTGACTGCACTCGTTTGTCCTTGGTCTTCAGTGGCACGGCCAGGAATTATCGAATCACACTGCAGGCAGCCACACGACTCTGCGCCGCTCTCTGAAATTCTGAATCCTGGCCGGCGTTGTCAGTGGTATTCTGAATCCTGGCCGGCGTTGTCAGTGGTATTCTGAATCCTTTCGTCCCCCATTTGACTGGGGCTGGGCCTGGTTTTGAAGTCACCCACCGCTCAGGGCACCACCGCACCAGGCTGAGCCTGGTTCAACAACGTCTTTACCCTGTGGCTTCCCCCACCTGATTTTGTTCTGATTTACTAGAGGCCGAGGGTTTGGTCCTGATCGTGGACGTGACGAGGGTAGGGTACTGGCAAGGAATAATGTGGCGCCGGTAGCAGGTTCAGACGATGGAAGGGGGGAATCAGCGGATGATCTTTATGATGATACAGGGAGGGCCTTGTTTGGTATTAGTGTATTTTAAGGAATTTGTAgggattatcccggtcaaacccctcaatccccagacatcccataacaccatttggttttagtgtatttgacatgtttcatccccatAATTCTCCTCAAATCCccaaattatagtgcatttttctcaatacccaatacaccacccctacctagtgtattggggatatatggggatttgaagggattgggtgaaggttggggtttcacaCAATCCCTTAGaggattatccccaccaatctcctcaaaaacactagtaccaaacatgGCCTGAAGATAAATCACACAAAGGGCTTGCATCCTCGTCCAGCTTGGGACAACCATCCTTTGTTGGTTCAGAACAGGATAATCCCATAGGGAAAGATATGCAGATCACTGAGCAGGTCACGACCGAGGTGGTAATGATACAGAACTACACGAGGCTCTCAGGACAATAACCAAAGCTTTGCTGATAGCAAATAGGCGAGAAAACAGAATGCGGAGGAGGGGGATAATGGTGGCATCTTATAGTTGCTCTAAAGAGCACACCACTGGGGATCCCCCCACTGCCTCCTGTCTATGTTTCACCGGCCAAGAACAATAAACGGCCGAAGAAGATACATGATTctcaaggaggtggagatggcAAGAATGGGAAGCAATTAATCACTGCAGAGTGGGCGGGTTCCTTCAAGGAGCACCGTCAGGCACAATGAGTTGGAGATGTCGAGGTGCGGGCAAAGCCTCGACAGTTCGAGAACTCCGTGAGGTCGCGGGGAAATTTGCCCCTATCATGCTTTGTATTCTTGAGACCCAAATTGACAAGGCAAGGGTGGAGAGTTTAGCTAGGTCTATAGGATATGATAAAGCTTTTgttattgatagtaatggtagaagTGGTGATATTGGTATCTTTTGGAATAATTCAACAAATATTGAGATCTTGGGTTCTTTTGTGTATCATACAGATTGTAAAATCGATCTTAAAAGCGATCCATGGAGGCTAACCGTGGTCTACGAAGAGGCCAAGACGCACTTACACTATCAAACATGGGATGTGATTGAGGATATATGTAGCTCCACTGACCTCCcttggctatgcattggagacttcAATGAAGTAATACGTTCAGAAGAACACGAAGGGGTTGGTTAGAGAAGCAACGCTCAGATACAAGGTTTTCGAGATATGGTTGACATCTGCATGTTGGTCGACCTGGGTTTTAAAGGTAGATTCTCGACTTTCGAGAATAAGGTCGGTGGGGGCTCGTATAAGCGGGTCAGGCTGGACAGAGCTCTCAGATCAACCGAGTGGGGTGTGCAGTTTCCGTTAGCAAATTTGAGTCACTTGACGGCTGCCACCTCTAATCACTCTCCGATTCTGTTGGAACTGAACGAAGAGTTAGAGAGGAGAAGGATGAACCACCTGTTTCGGTATGGGGTGGCATGGGACACACATGGGAGTCTGAATGGAACCATATTGGAATCTCGGGCTGTAAATCAGGCGAGTGTTAGAGTAGATGATCTAaagcaaaaacttgatgcactctcGGGCACGCTGAAATCATGGAATATTGATACCTTTGGTTCGGTCAGGAAGGAGATAAAGAAATTGAAGAGAGAATTGGAGAGTTTGCGGTCGGATCCAGCAAGAACGGGGCTGAGTCATGCGGAGCTGAAAATTAACGAGAATATGGTAGAGCTATATCATAGGGAGGAGATATAATGGAGGCAAAGATCGAGGATCACCTGGCTGGCTGAAGGAGACAAAAAAAATTCCACTTGAGGGCAAGCATGGGGAGAAAGTAGAATATGATCAAAGCATTGTCGAACTCGCTTGGTGTGATGGTTGATGATCCGGCTCAGTTAAAGGAGCCAGTTTCAAATTTCTACAAGGATCTCTACACATCCGAGGGAGTTTAGGACATGGAGTCGGTTCTTTCTCATGTTCCGAGGAAAGTGACTAGGGAGATGAATGATATGTTATGTGCTGCATACACAAATGAGGAAATTAAGGTGGTCCTTTTTTTAGATGTTTCCAACAAAGTCGCGAGGCCCACATGGTTTCCCAACGCATTTTTATCACAGGCGGTGGGATGTTTGTGGGGAGGAGGTGACTGATGTCGTTCTTCGGATCATGAAAGGTGAGGAGAGCCCAGAGTGTATCAATGATACTTTACTAGTTTTGATCCAAAGGTATCGAATCCAACGTTATTATCTTAGTTCAAGCTTGTAAGCttatgtaatgttctttataaaaTAGCTTCGAAAGTGTTAGCAAATAGGCTCAAACTAGTCTTACCGAAGATCATATCACAGGAGCAATCTGCATTTGTGCCTGGAAGTCTGATTACAGATAATATTATCAACGTGTATGAATATTTACACTTTATGGAAAAGAGAAAGTCAATGTCAAACAACTACTGTGCTCTTAATCTGGATATGATGAAAGCCTATGATAGGCTAGAGTGGTCTTATTTGGAGGCAATTATGGGTAAGATAGGCTTTTCTCCACATTGGATTCAGATTGTAATGGGTATGATTAAATCTGTTTCTTTCTTAGTGCTCCTTAACGGGAAGAAGCTTGAGCAGTTTAAACCAACTCGAGGGATTCGACAGGGAGATCCAATTTCCCCTATCTCTTCTTGATCGCAGCGGAGGGCCTTTCGTGCCTCTTGTAGTCTAGTTCTCGGTTATCCAGTATTGTGGGAGTTAAGGTGGTGCCGATGGCCCCGGTTGTCAACCACCTACTCTTTCCTGATGATAGCTTGCTACTGTTTAAGGCGAGTAATGAAAGGGCAGTTGCATTGTAAATCCTGTTGGAAACTTATTGTAAGGCGTCAGGACAAAGGGTTAACAATGATAAATGTTAAATTTTCTTCAGTAAGGGTTGTCCTCAACAAGTTCAAGATACCATTAATGGAAATCTAAATGTGTATAATGAGCAACGCAGTGAGAGGTATTTGGGAATGCCGACCGATGTGGGATCGTCTAGAAATGGCACATTCAAATACTTGAGAGATAGGGTTTGGGAGAATGTGAAAGGATGGATGGAGAATATGCTATCATATGCAGGCAAGGAAGTCCTCATCAAAGTTGTGCCCCAGGCAATACCGGTCTACTCGATGGCCTGCTTTAGATTGCCAGGGGGATTTGTGAGAGTATAACTTCAACTATCCGTCAATTGAGGTGGGGAAGCAAGAGAGGTAAAAGGAAACCATGCCGGGTTTCTTGGAATGTGTGTACAATaccaaaaaatcagggaggattaGGTCTGTGTGATATGGAGCTCTTCAATCTGTCCTTGTTGGCAAGACAAGCATGGTGAACACTTCAAGAACTAGATAAACTTAGTGCAAGAATACTAAAGGCAACATACTCCCCGTCGAGTACTCTAATGGAAGAAACTCTTGGACCTCGCCCATCGCAAATACGGAGGGGAGTTTTGCATGGAAGGGATATTTTGGCTCAAGgagttatatgaagaattgggagCGGCGAACAGACTAGCATATGGGATCATAACTGGATTCCTAGGGAGGGGCCTATGAATCCACTATCATCTCTAGTTGTCAATTCTCCTGCTTTGGTATTAGACCTGATCCATGCATCATCCGCATCCTGGAAGGAGGACGTCATGAGGGAGATTTTTGTTCCATGTGACGGTGAATCTATTTTGCATATACCCCTTTGTACAAGGAGAGTAGACGATTTCTGGGCATGGGGGCTGATTACCGTGGACGTTTCTATGTTAAATCGGTATATAATTTGCTGGTGAAGACAAAGATTCAAAGATAGAATTGGTTAGCGAATGCGCAGGATCAGTCGAACACCCGAGCTAAAGAACAACACTCAGCTTGATTGTGG encodes:
- the LOC123433959 gene encoding monocopper oxidase-like protein SKU5: MWRLLALVACAAVPAMAGDPYAFFDWDVSYVTAAPLGVKQQVIGINGKFPGPVVNITTNWNVVVNVLNDLDEPLLITWNGIQHRKNCWQDGVLGTNCPIPAGWNWTYEFQVKDQIGSFFYFPSTGLQRAAGGFGGIVVNNRAVIAVPFGRPDGDITILIGDWYNRNHTDLRKMLDEGKEVGMPDGVLINGKGPYRYNDSLVPAGIEHETIDVHPGRTYRIRVHNVGTSTSLNFRIQGHNLLLVETEGSYTTQQNYTSLDVHVGQSYSFLLTTDQNASSDYYVVASARMVNESLWQRVTGVAVLRYSNSGGAASGPLPNPPQDQFDKTLSMNQARSVRWNLSAGAARPNPQGSFRYASINVTQAYLLRSTAPVEIGGKRRAALNGLSFSPPETPLRLADAYGVEGAYTLDFPDRPDPDAAARPRVARSVINGTYRGFMELIFQNNDTRMQSYHVDGYAVFVVGMDYGEWTEGSRGTYNKGDSVARSTVQVYPGAWTAVLVSLDNVGFWNVRSQNLDSWYLGQEVYVRVVNPEDGADKTEMAVPRNALFCGQLHKYQKEQTPHHKMAAAASAAAVPPLAVCSQLVALVMLVVGALVFAS